In the genome of Dermacentor andersoni chromosome 3, qqDerAnde1_hic_scaffold, whole genome shotgun sequence, one region contains:
- the LOC126545774 gene encoding mite group 2 allergen-like Ixo r 2, with protein sequence MKANSVVLVLIVGLAFVQCKEVKYKDCGSTAKILSVEIEPCDSEPCVFKRGNRTTILLSLVSDQNSETATLDARMKVLGMWLPIPGLEKNLCKSAIQCPIVKGNTYNGIMNVIVPRLMPSVSTDVQIKIAGDKGVSVCIRSAITIG encoded by the exons ATGAAGGCTAACTCCGTTGTTCTCGTCCTCATCGTTGGCCTGGCCTTTGTTCAATGCAAAGAAGTCAAGTACAAAGACTGTG GTTCCACAGCCAAAATCCTGTCGGTGGAAATAGAGCCGTGTGACTCTGAGCCGTGTGTCTTCAAGCGTGGAAATAGAACCACCATCCTGCTCTCATTGGTTTCAG ACCAGAACAGTGAGACCGCTACGCTGGACGCCAGGATGAAAGTGCTTGGCATGTGGTTGCCAATTCCCGGCCTGGAGAAAAACCTGTGCAAGAGCGCCATTCAGTGTCCCATCGTGAAGGGAAACACCTACAACGGAATAATGAACGTGATCGTGCCGCGATTGATGCCCTCT GTTTCAACTGACGTGCAGATCAAGATTGCGGGTGACAAAGGAGTGAGCGTCTGCATCAGAAGCGCAATCACCATCGGATAA